From a single Nicotiana tomentosiformis chromosome 2, ASM39032v3, whole genome shotgun sequence genomic region:
- the LOC138905674 gene encoding uncharacterized protein — translation MYHDIRGIYWWGKMKKDIAEFVVQCPNYQQVKIEHQKPCGLLQAIEILTCKWEMAPYEALYGPKCRSPKGWFKIGETKLVGPELLQQAVEKIKLIRERLLAAQSRQKSYADNRRRDLESQVTEQLSYEEAPIAILDRQVRRLRTKDAASIKVL, via the exons atgtatcatgatatcaggggaatatactggtggggcaaaatgaagaaggatatagcagagtttgttgttCAGTGCCCAAATTATCAAcaagttaagattgagcatcagaaaccctgtggattattacaggctatagagattctaaCTTgtaaatgggaa atggctccatacgaagctctttacggaccaAAGTGTAGGTCTCCTAAAGGATGGTTCaagattggggaaactaagttagtaggaccagagttgctacaacaggcagttgagaagattaagcttataagggaaaggctattagcagcacaaagtcgtcagaagtcctatgcagataatcgacgaagAGACTTGGAGTctcag gttacagagcagctatcatatgaggaagctcccattgctatactagatagacaagttcggagattaagaactaaggatgCAGCTTCGATTAAAGTACTTTAG